Below is a window of Escherichia coli DSM 30083 = JCM 1649 = ATCC 11775 DNA.
TCAGCGCGCAGAAGAGGAAGAAACAGCGACATTAATTCCTGGTTTTCCCGCAGTTCAGGAGAACATCCGCCAATGTCTATCAGCTCAGCGATAAAGTCGGCATCATCGCGATGGCTGAGCTGGCGTTCAGAATGCAGATGCGGGGCATGGCACCCGGAAATAATCAGTCCTTGTGGCGCAAGCCCCCGTTGCTCCAGAAGTCGGCAGGTTTCAAACGCCACCTGCGCCCCCATGCTGTGCCCGGCGAGTAAAAGCGGCGTGTCAGGCGATACGGATGCTTCCAGCTCGTTCGCCAGCAGTGCCGCCAGTTGTGTAATGCTTCTGAGCGGTTCCAGATGGCGAAGGCGATCGCGCCCCGGCCAGGTCACCAGAGAAAGCGCGCAATCAGCCAGTTGCTCAGCTTGCCAGTGGCGAAACGCGCTACTGCTGCCGCCAGCGAAAGGGCACATGACCAGATGCGCAGTATTGCCGTTCCGGGCGGGCCACAGCGGGATGCACATTGCAGATTGCGTCACAGCGCCTCCTTATCATCATCGTTGTAGAAACCGGCTAACCGGTCGTGGTGCGGCGGCGTCAGGCGTCTGATCTCCGCATTGCCGGTCTTACGTAAAATCTGCTGCCATAAACGTGATAACGCGATCTGATGTACGCTTTGGCAGGCCGCTGGTGGATGTTCGCCCGCCAGATTGCTGCGCAACTGGTGTAGCAACCAGCTGACGCCCTCCGGCCCGACGGTTTCGCAGCAGTCGCGCCAGCTCAGGGGCGCCGCGCTGCGCATCAGACCCGGCAGATCGCGCAGGATCTCCGGTCTGCGGTAGAGGCTGTGGGCGTTCTCCTGATGGTCTGCGACAAACAGGCTGGATGACCAGATGACGGGGCCGTAGCTCGCCTCCAGCGAAAGATGACCTTCCGGCCAGCCCAGCAGCAGGCGGTGCATGATAAGGCTATGCATATCTGGATCGTCAGGATCGAGATAGCGCTGAAGCAGCAGGCAGGCTTCTCCCTCCGGCCAGAAGAGTCTCAGACAGTGAAAATCGCTAAAGCTGCCAACCACGTCGCACTCCACGGCGGCGGCATCAACGCCCAGAGCCAGCAACAACAAATCCAGAGTGGAGTAGAGCAACTGTCGGCTGGTGGTGGCGTGGACTACCGGCGGCGTCTTAGCCAGGCAGCGACGCAGCTGCTGCGCATCGCGAAGCCATGTGCGTCCCGCGCGCGTATGCGGATAAAACGTGTTTACCCAATAGCAGCAGCCCTGTTCCTGCGCCAGCGTTTGTAAGGAACTGATGTCATCCGGGTGGAGGGGATGCTCCTGAATGACGTGTACGCCGCGCGTCAGAAAGTGTCTGGCAAGCTGCGTACCGGTTCCTCCGGCGACGGTCGAACGCACGACAATACAGGCGATATCCGGCATCCTGGTTATCTGTTCCGGCGAGGTATACAGCGGAATGCCAAACGCATGAGCCAGCTCTCTTGAACGGGCGCTTCCCTGCGCCAGCAGGCCGACCAGTTCCAGCCCCTCCGGGGGCTGCATAAAGGCATTCAGGTACATTTCGCCAAATTTGGCGCCCACAATCAGTACGCGTTGCTTTGGGGAGGCGGACGGCATCATAACGTGTTCTCCGGTTGCGTTGAGGTTGCGCAAAGCCAGCGCGTAATGTGTTGCGCACAAGCCTGAACGTGGGGGGCTTCCATCATGATTTGCCAGTGGCTGGCTTCAATCACAGCGTCGTCGGCGTTGTTTATCCAGCCCTGCCACTCGGTTTCTGCTGGCGTCCAGCGCGCGGGTCTCCCGGCGGCATACACCATGAGACAGGGGACCGGAACGCTTTCGCCCGGCGTATGCTCAGTCAGTAAACGCAGCAGATGCGCGATGTTGTCGAGCCACGTTTCTGCCGCTTGCAGCGTCAGGTTTTGCGACACCATACCGACCGTTTTAGCGAGGCTGATAAAGTCGGCAAGCTGGCTGTCGGGCGTCTGCTGGTCGAAATGTTCGGGCAGTGCCAGAGGCGTTTGTCCTTCGGCTAACAGGCGCAGCAGGGCCGCCCGGTTTTCGCAACAGAAATCCTGTCGGCACACGGGATCGATTAACACCATCCGAACCTGCTTGCCTTTGGCGTACAGGCGCTGTGCGGCGCCCGCCGCAAGAAACGCGCCATACGACCAACCCGCCAGCACATAAGGGCCGTGAGGCTGCTGACGACGGATGCACCCGACATACTCATCGATCATCTGGTCGAGCGTGGCAAAGCGCTGCGGCGATTTTGCTTGCAGGCCGAAAACGCGCCTGTTCAACGCGTTAGCGAGCGGCAGCCAGGCGCTGATATCGCCGTCTGAAGCGTGGAAGACAAACAGGGTTTCCTCACCGTCGCCCTGGCAAAGGGGTATCGGGTTGTCCTCTCCTGACGTAGCCGCCTGTAGATGGGCGCAGAAGTCGCTCAGCGTCGAATGGTTGAACAGATCCTGAAGGTTAGCCCTGGCAATCCCTCTCCGGTTTAGCTGCGCGACCATCCTTGTCGCCATCAGGCTGTCGCCGCCCAGTTCGAAAAAGTCGTGATGCCTTGCCACGGGGCGAGACAGCAGCGATTGCCAGAGTTCAGCCACCTGTTTTTCCAGCGCCGAATTCCCCCCGGCAACTGGCGTGGGTTTGGCTGGCTCAGTCGGCGCATCAGACGGGGCATGCAGCGGCGTAAATAACGCTTCTCTTTGCCGGATCTGTAAAATGGGCAGACCGGTGCCAAAGCGCTGCTGTAAATAGCGGCTCACGGCTTTTTTATCCGGGCGATTTACGCCAGGCGAACGCGCTACCAGCAGATGCTGGCGCAGCGGCGACGATTCCTGCGCGGGCCACGCCAGCTCGTTTGCAAACCCGGCCTGAACGAGAACCTCCTGCCATGCGGAGCGGGTGAGCATCGGTTTCTCATCCCGGCGGCGGAAATCGCGGTATCCGCTTAATCCCTCAATAAAGCCCACGCTCGCCAGCTGGAATACGCTGTTTCGCTCCGTCGCTTCAACGATCAGCAAACGTCCGCCGGCTTTCAGCAACAGTTTTAATCTGCGCAACGTCTGGACGACATGGCTGGCGTCGTGGAGCACATTGACGGCAACGATCAGGTCGTAACCCGCCTCCGGGTGGGCGGTGAAATCCAGCGGCTGGTTGATGTCGAACAAGGCATAAGACACCTGCGATTCATCATGGAAACGGGCTCTGGCGTCATTGAGGAACTGCGCGGAGACGTCCGTGAAGTGGTACGACTGCCGCGTGTTCCGCGTGGCCTTCAGCACCGGCGCGGTAGTGGCTGCGGTTCCGGCGCCAACCTCCAGAATCCGTTCTGCGCTGCACAAGGCGGCAATCTGCGCGGTATAGCGATTCAGACAGGCGCTGGCGGGGTTGTCGCGATACAGCGCGTCGGTAACGCGATGCTGCTCGTTGAACAGCAATTCCAGCGGAGAACACTGCCCGGAGAAGAGGGCGTCGTGCCGGGCGATGCAGGTTTCCAGATACTGCGCCAGCGCCTGGCTCCATTGGCTTTGCGGGCACGCTTCCTGAGGCTCAGGAATCTCGCTGAGCGGAATGCGGCAGCGCCAGCTTTCACCTTCGCGGATTAACCACTCTCTTTCCGTCAGACACTGTAGCCACTGGCGCAGCAG
It encodes the following:
- the ybtT gene encoding yersiniabactin biosynthesis thioesterase YbtT yields the protein MTQSAMCIPLWPARNGNTAHLVMCPFAGGSSSAFRHWQAEQLADCALSLVTWPGRDRLRHLEPLRSITQLAALLANELEASVSPDTPLLLAGHSMGAQVAFETCRLLEQRGLAPQGLIISGCHAPHLHSERQLSHRDDADFIAELIDIGGCSPELRENQELMSLFLPLLRADFYATESYHYDSPDVCPPLRTPALLLCGSHDREASWQQVDAWRQWLSHVTGPVVIDGDHFYPIQQARSFFTQIVRHFPHAFSAMTAWQKQPSTSER
- the ybtU gene encoding yersiniabactin biosynthesis oxidoreductase YbtU, which codes for MMPSASPKQRVLIVGAKFGEMYLNAFMQPPEGLELVGLLAQGSARSRELAHAFGIPLYTSPEQITRMPDIACIVVRSTVAGGTGTQLARHFLTRGVHVIQEHPLHPDDISSLQTLAQEQGCCYWVNTFYPHTRAGRTWLRDAQQLRRCLAKTPPVVHATTSRQLLYSTLDLLLLALGVDAAAVECDVVGSFSDFHCLRLFWPEGEACLLLQRYLDPDDPDMHSLIMHRLLLGWPEGHLSLEASYGPVIWSSSLFVADHQENAHSLYRRPEILRDLPGLMRSAAPLSWRDCCETVGPEGVSWLLHQLRSNLAGEHPPAACQSVHQIALSRLWQQILRKTGNAEIRRLTPPHHDRLAGFYNDDDKEAL